The Clostridia bacterium DNA segment CCAGCCGTAGCTGCGCACCTCGCCCTTCGGGATTCGCCGGCAGGCGGCCCACACCGCGCGGTAGAACGACGGGCACCCGTCCTCGTCGTACGGGCCGGACCACGCCTCGCCGAGCCGCAACGCCGCCCGCAGGCCCGGCAGGCGCTCTTCCGGCCACGATTCCACCCGTTCCACGACCGCCTCTCCCCTGCCCGCGCGGCGCAGGCGCGCTGCGGCGCCGGCGATCATCTCGGCCTCGTCCGCAGCCCATGCGACGCCGGCCACGCCGCGCTCCGTCCAGGCGACGGCGACGTCACCCCAGAACGACGGGGCGCGGCTCACGGCGAGCCGAGCCGGCCCCTGGGGCGAGCGCCCCTGACGCCGCGGCCCTCCAGCCCCCGTGCCGCTCGAATCCGGTGAGCGATGGTG contains these protein-coding regions:
- a CDS encoding MGMT family protein gives rise to the protein MSRAPSFWGDVAVAWTERGVAGVAWAADEAEMIAGAAARLRRAGRGEAVVERVESWPEERLPGLRAALRLGEAWSGPYDEDGCPSFYRAVWAACRRIPKGEVRSYGWLAREAGRPGAVRAAGGAMAANPFMLITPCHRVVPADLRIGQYGGGGPQVKLRLLELEGVDVSSFRAVGVALAYGH